A segment of the Bacteriovorax sp. PP10 genome:
CAGTTAGTCGGTAAGATGGCCAACTGGGATATGCTTTCTCCTGAGCTTGATGCCTATACTTTTTCCGGCCATAAATTTGGTGCGCTTAAAGGAATTGGTTTTTCTTTCGTTAGTAATGACATTGAATTTTCTCCACTGATCGTCGGTGGCACTCAACAAGACGGCCTTCGTGCCGGAACTGAGAATGCTTTAGGCGTTTATTCTATTAAGCTTGCTCTTCACGATATGAAAGAACAATTTGTAGCGTCTGAAGTGGGCGTAGCAAAGGATGAAATAGAAGAGGCCTTGGTTGAGTTCCTTGGAGACAAGGGAGAGGTTGTGGCACGTGCTGCGCCTTTTAGAAATCTCAATACTATTTTCTTAGTTATCTACGGACAAAAAGCAGAAACACTAAGTGCAAAATTCGATATGATGGGCGTGGATCTTTCTACGGGGTCAGCTTGTTCGTCAGGGATTATTAAAGAGAACCGAGTGTTGATGGCGATGGGGTATTCTTATGAGAACTCCAGGTCTTCCATTCGCTTGTCGTTTTCTCCATTGATGAAGAAGTCGGATGTTGCCGGTTACGTTGAAAAAATAAAATCTATTTTAGCTAAATAAAAAAATGCAGCCGAAGCTGCATTTTTACTATTTTTGAATATGTAGCGAGATGAACTTTTTTTTAAGAGTTTATTTAGCCATCGAAGGACGCGCTTCTAACTAGCGACGTCTATCACCAGTAAATCTTAAAATAATAAGAAACAAGTTAATGAAGTCTAAATACAATGTAAGCGCACCAATCACAGTTAACTTAGATCTCTCTTCATCACTGTAAGCATGCTGCCCCATTAATTTAATCTTCTGAGTATCGTAAGCAGTTAATCCAGCAAAGATTAAAAGCCCAACTAAGCTAAACACTAACCCAGCAGCTCCACCCATCATTGATGGAAAGAAAATTGATAGAAGTGAATAACCAATTAATCCAAATAATCCCATTGAACAAAATGTTCCA
Coding sequences within it:
- a CDS encoding cysteine desulfurase family protein, which gives rise to MERSISNRFYFDYNATSPLAKRVTDYLHSGDFLFGNPASLHASGKKSKKHINETIEYLFQLFNLKTDTHKLFFHSGASEGINSIFKGLAFKFFKEKKKVSFFFSEVDHACVVQLKEDLELLGHKVIFFPVDKNGLFDQIELTKSILNETSEGRESYVNYTLINNETGVIWPLQWAEEIKKQTQAFIHVDAVQLVGKMANWDMLSPELDAYTFSGHKFGALKGIGFSFVSNDIEFSPLIVGGTQQDGLRAGTENALGVYSIKLALHDMKEQFVASEVGVAKDEIEEALVEFLGDKGEVVARAAPFRNLNTIFLVIYGQKAETLSAKFDMMGVDLSTGSACSSGIIKENRVLMAMGYSYENSRSSIRLSFSPLMKKSDVAGYVEKIKSILAK